The following are encoded in a window of Streptomyces sp. 11x1 genomic DNA:
- a CDS encoding helix-turn-helix transcriptional regulator, whose protein sequence is MSTQVQEALQALGARLRGFRKDAGFASGRAFARATAWQESKVSRIENGKQRPSEDDIRVWCEKTGQGDQLGDLVAIVRHVDELWLEWRRQLQTGVEKRQRQAIPVYAKTKVFRIWHPTLIWGTLQTADYAAEVFQQGVSYYEIPNDTEAAVAKRLERQQYLYQGERIFNVLLGEQALYTNFGGPEVMKGQLDRLLAVMRLPRLSLGIVPKSAPTLIWPGNAFSMFDSRLVLVETYSAEFSVSQPREIELYTKAFALLKQSAVYGTAVRDLISTAIQHYDQIPND, encoded by the coding sequence GTGAGCACCCAAGTACAAGAAGCACTGCAAGCGCTCGGTGCCCGGCTGCGCGGCTTCCGCAAGGACGCCGGATTCGCCAGCGGCCGGGCATTCGCGCGCGCCACCGCGTGGCAGGAGTCGAAGGTCTCCCGCATCGAGAACGGCAAGCAGCGCCCCAGCGAGGACGACATCCGCGTCTGGTGCGAGAAGACCGGCCAGGGCGACCAGCTCGGCGACCTGGTCGCGATCGTCCGCCACGTCGACGAGCTGTGGCTCGAATGGCGCCGGCAACTCCAGACCGGCGTTGAGAAACGACAGCGCCAAGCCATCCCGGTGTACGCCAAGACCAAGGTCTTCCGCATCTGGCACCCCACACTCATCTGGGGAACCCTCCAGACCGCGGACTACGCCGCCGAGGTCTTCCAACAGGGCGTCAGCTACTACGAGATACCCAACGACACCGAAGCGGCCGTGGCGAAGCGACTCGAACGCCAGCAGTACCTGTACCAGGGTGAACGCATCTTCAACGTCCTCCTCGGCGAACAGGCCCTCTACACCAACTTCGGCGGCCCAGAAGTGATGAAGGGACAGCTCGACCGCCTCCTGGCGGTGATGCGCCTTCCCCGCCTCAGCCTGGGCATCGTCCCCAAGTCCGCCCCGACCCTCATCTGGCCGGGCAACGCGTTCTCGATGTTCGACAGCCGACTCGTCCTCGTCGAGACCTACTCGGCGGAGTTCTCCGTCTCCCAGCCCCGAGAAATCGAGCTGTACACCAAGGCGTTCGCCCTCCTGAAGCAGTCAGCGGTCTACGGCACCGCCGTCCGAGACCTCATCTCCACGGCGATCCAGCACTACGACCAGATCCCGAACGACTAG
- a CDS encoding FxLD family lanthipeptide yields the protein MAQQNPTTTLKAATDYSTNTGSDFDLNIETLASAPVIGSLLNDTSDNCTSTCQSACTNSTCIGG from the coding sequence ATGGCACAGCAGAACCCCACGACAACGCTGAAGGCCGCGACCGACTACAGCACCAACACCGGGTCGGACTTCGACCTCAACATCGAGACCCTCGCCTCGGCCCCGGTCATCGGCTCGCTGCTGAACGACACCAGCGACAACTGCACCTCCACCTGCCAGTCCGCCTGCACCAATAGCACCTGCATCGGCGGCTGA
- a CDS encoding DUF397 domain-containing protein, whose amino-acid sequence MTPNWRTSSYTETQNCVEIADNDATTVMIRDTKARDRGMIEVQRATWTAFVEHARQRQH is encoded by the coding sequence ATGACACCGAACTGGCGAACCAGCTCCTACACGGAAACGCAGAACTGCGTCGAAATAGCAGACAACGACGCGACCACAGTGATGATCCGGGACACCAAGGCACGCGACCGGGGAATGATCGAAGTCCAACGGGCCACGTGGACGGCCTTCGTGGAGCACGCCAGGCAGAGACAGCATTGA
- a CDS encoding NB-ARC domain-containing protein — MGRSAVGAGGSVLGNAIGEGSSATLIEQLVVGLPIGPQRRRRGQLAPPPLGDTAKRPQISASVTKALLSREHEGRAPVVFLEGYGGIGKTTLALQICELPDIAEQFPGGVIWTVVGQSRTGPDLASHLADICEHLSGHRPTTIDPLLVGALLGEILDEGEPVLLVVDDVWTQEQVDAFLVGGTRSARLFTARNMGLAPAVAETVEVGRMTEDEARVTTSAGLPALDAAVLDSLLRFAKGWPVLLGLINASLRARVRAGGPPAEVAAWVAQLVASGGPEALDATMPPHMRATVGATVNASLDLLSADERERYFDLAVFDEDAEVPERVLALLWSVTGGLEHGESRRMISLLSSLRLVSERWCDGEPAFSVHDVLRSYLRHQTPEHDLVSRNQALVQALRTLLPEGRGDHWWLLPPRETFVLQHLPYHLQAALAHTELAALACDPRWIAAQILHLGSAVPAVATLSGIDTTRAAALREILDRDVEILVPEVTPSAVAATLASRLAASPELRDVAARYLDDLPRPLLRPHWPLPDTDAASADGHTGPIGDCAVSPGGDAIATASDDRLVILWDSATLRVRHVLRGHSERVRACAFSPDGSLLLSASTDGTVRVWRVSDGRPVHVFGERAARALGCAWSWDGQWVAAAAGDGTVTVWDVVTGETYQQMLSPSGNEWDCTFTPDGTGLLSVGEDGVLRAWDVSSAEMRWSRAMHTGRIRCCAFSPSGSLIATAGSDTTVRLSRADGEPMHVLRGHTERVRFCGFSPDGAVLATASEDRTIRLWDTTSGQLLRVLRGHTDWVGAAVFLTDGKRLVSCGGDTTVRVWDLAADAPPQIVRPGRRAAGCCAFSPDGRQILAGHSDGLVRLLDVTTAEVRFEAEGHDGRVLDCAVTPNGDVVTAGGDGELALWDVNTGEPRLRFIRHSGRIWGCEVSVDGARMASAGEDGVVRIHDLRSGEVLNELEHRTGHALGCAFSPDDSLIASVGDDGKLRLWDGRTGQLTATLKTGREISLWSCRFSPNGSHLASVGSPATALALWSTTDRTVDTYIPIGGDRITSCAFSPSGRQIATCGDEGYLGVWDVATGAPLTGIRVAFPLNRCAWSATASGSVLAAAGNGGLYVFAYEEE, encoded by the coding sequence GTGGGCAGAAGCGCGGTGGGAGCCGGCGGCTCTGTCCTGGGCAACGCCATCGGAGAGGGGAGCAGCGCCACTCTGATTGAGCAGTTGGTGGTCGGCCTGCCCATCGGCCCGCAGCGCCGACGCCGCGGACAGCTCGCGCCCCCGCCGCTTGGAGATACGGCGAAGCGCCCGCAGATCAGCGCCTCGGTGACTAAGGCGTTGCTGAGCCGCGAGCACGAGGGCCGGGCGCCTGTCGTCTTCCTGGAGGGCTACGGCGGGATCGGCAAAACCACCCTGGCCCTCCAGATCTGCGAACTCCCAGACATCGCAGAACAGTTCCCCGGCGGAGTGATCTGGACTGTGGTTGGCCAGTCCCGGACTGGCCCGGACCTGGCCAGCCATCTCGCGGATATCTGCGAGCACTTGTCCGGACACCGGCCCACCACCATCGACCCGCTCCTCGTCGGCGCTCTGCTGGGTGAGATCCTGGACGAGGGCGAGCCTGTCCTGCTGGTGGTGGACGACGTCTGGACGCAGGAGCAGGTGGACGCCTTCCTCGTGGGGGGCACCCGTTCCGCCCGACTGTTCACCGCCCGGAACATGGGTCTCGCGCCCGCTGTCGCCGAGACGGTCGAGGTCGGGCGAATGACCGAGGACGAGGCACGCGTCACCACGTCCGCCGGGCTCCCGGCACTCGACGCGGCCGTCTTGGACAGTCTGCTGCGCTTCGCCAAGGGCTGGCCCGTCCTGCTCGGCCTAATCAACGCCTCGCTGCGCGCCCGCGTCAGGGCCGGCGGTCCACCCGCCGAAGTAGCGGCCTGGGTCGCCCAACTCGTGGCGTCCGGCGGACCGGAGGCCCTCGACGCCACCATGCCGCCCCATATGCGGGCCACCGTCGGGGCGACGGTCAACGCCAGTCTCGACCTGCTCTCCGCCGACGAACGCGAACGCTACTTCGACCTGGCCGTCTTCGACGAGGACGCGGAAGTCCCCGAACGCGTCCTCGCCCTTTTGTGGAGCGTCACCGGAGGACTGGAGCACGGCGAGAGCCGCAGGATGATCTCCCTGCTGTCCTCCCTGCGCTTGGTGTCGGAGCGGTGGTGCGACGGTGAACCCGCGTTCAGCGTTCACGACGTCCTTCGGTCCTATCTGCGCCACCAGACTCCCGAGCATGACCTGGTGAGTCGCAACCAGGCCCTCGTGCAGGCCCTGCGCACACTGCTGCCCGAGGGGCGCGGCGACCACTGGTGGCTACTGCCGCCCCGCGAGACGTTCGTGCTCCAGCATCTGCCGTACCACCTTCAGGCCGCCCTAGCGCATACCGAACTCGCCGCTCTGGCCTGTGACCCGCGGTGGATCGCCGCCCAGATCCTGCACCTGGGTTCGGCCGTGCCCGCCGTCGCCACGCTGTCCGGCATCGACACCACCCGCGCCGCCGCACTCAGGGAAATACTGGACCGCGACGTGGAGATCCTCGTCCCCGAGGTCACGCCGTCGGCCGTCGCCGCGACCCTCGCGAGCCGGCTGGCGGCAAGCCCCGAATTGCGCGACGTAGCCGCACGCTATCTTGACGACCTGCCACGGCCCCTGCTGCGCCCGCACTGGCCGCTGCCCGACACCGACGCCGCTTCCGCCGACGGGCATACAGGCCCCATCGGAGACTGCGCGGTGTCGCCAGGAGGCGACGCCATCGCCACCGCCTCCGACGACCGTCTCGTCATCCTCTGGGATTCGGCCACTCTTCGTGTCCGACACGTCCTGCGGGGCCACAGCGAGCGCGTGCGCGCCTGTGCGTTCAGCCCAGACGGCTCTCTGCTGCTGTCCGCGTCGACTGACGGAACCGTCCGCGTCTGGAGGGTCTCCGACGGGCGTCCGGTCCACGTGTTTGGGGAGCGCGCTGCCCGCGCCCTCGGCTGCGCTTGGTCCTGGGACGGCCAATGGGTGGCCGCCGCCGCGGGAGACGGGACGGTGACCGTGTGGGACGTCGTAACGGGCGAGACGTACCAGCAGATGCTCAGCCCCAGCGGCAACGAGTGGGACTGCACCTTCACGCCGGACGGAACGGGACTGCTCTCGGTAGGGGAGGACGGCGTCCTACGGGCGTGGGACGTCTCCAGCGCCGAAATGCGCTGGAGCAGGGCCATGCACACCGGAAGGATCCGCTGCTGCGCCTTCTCGCCGTCCGGAAGCCTGATCGCCACGGCCGGAAGCGACACAACCGTTCGGCTGTCGCGTGCCGACGGAGAGCCCATGCACGTCCTGCGCGGGCACACGGAGCGGGTCCGCTTCTGCGGGTTTTCGCCCGACGGAGCCGTGCTGGCCACCGCTTCGGAGGACCGAACTATCCGCCTGTGGGACACCACGAGCGGACAATTGCTCCGCGTGCTGCGCGGCCACACCGATTGGGTGGGAGCGGCGGTCTTCCTCACCGACGGTAAGCGTCTCGTCAGCTGCGGAGGAGACACGACCGTGCGCGTCTGGGACCTGGCCGCTGACGCGCCCCCGCAGATCGTCCGTCCCGGACGCCGTGCCGCGGGATGTTGCGCCTTTTCCCCGGACGGACGGCAGATCCTCGCCGGTCACAGCGACGGCCTGGTCCGGCTCCTCGACGTGACGACCGCAGAAGTCCGGTTCGAGGCCGAGGGCCACGATGGCAGGGTCCTGGACTGTGCAGTGACCCCCAACGGCGACGTCGTCACTGCGGGAGGCGACGGCGAACTGGCCCTGTGGGACGTGAACACTGGCGAACCACGGCTCCGCTTCATCCGTCACTCCGGGCGGATCTGGGGCTGTGAGGTCTCCGTGGACGGTGCCCGCATGGCCTCAGCCGGCGAGGATGGCGTGGTCAGGATCCACGACCTGCGCAGCGGAGAGGTCCTCAACGAGCTGGAACATCGGACAGGGCATGCGCTCGGCTGTGCCTTCTCACCCGACGACAGTCTCATAGCCTCCGTCGGCGACGACGGCAAGCTTAGGCTGTGGGATGGCCGCACAGGACAGCTGACGGCGACGCTCAAGACTGGGCGGGAAATCTCGCTGTGGAGCTGCCGCTTCTCACCGAACGGTTCCCATCTCGCCTCGGTGGGATCCCCAGCGACCGCGCTCGCTCTGTGGTCGACCACCGACCGCACGGTCGACACCTACATCCCCATAGGCGGAGACCGGATTACCAGCTGCGCCTTCTCCCCGTCAGGTCGGCAGATTGCGACATGCGGCGACGAAGGCTACCTGGGGGTGTGGGACGTGGCCACGGGCGCGCCCCTCACCGGCATCCGAGTCGCCTTTCCGCTGAACCGGTGTGCGTGGTCCGCGACGGCCTCGGGTTCCGTTCTCGCTGCTGCCGGGAACGGAGGACTGTACGTGTTCGCCTATGAGGAAGAGTGA
- the fxlM gene encoding methyltransferase, FxLD system, translating to MNDTPAPTSEKHNAPASEQQMRDAMVERLIELRAARSGRVVAAFRSVPRHLATPEVDMTKTYEAEFAPVTKTDATGVNISSVSAPRIQAMQIEQADIQPGMNVLEIGSGGVNAAYLAEMVGEQGRVVTMDIDHDVTQRAEEFLKATGYDRIVTVITADGEHGVAGHAPYDRIVVTVQAADIPSAWVHQLKEGGRLVVPLRMRGMTRTVAFVRDRERLVSDGFELCGFVPMQGVGENRVRLVLLHDVEGEEIALRLDGHFEPDAEALRVALGMPRVEAWSGVTVAGDESTEHLDLWLTTALDNLPLMAAKIGARKRGLVGSTSPIGVPTLVDVDSFAYRTARPIDDPDRYELGAIGHGPQGQKVADRLVEEIQVWHSDHRAHRAHIEVHPAGTPDDRLPAGRLVDRPHTRVTITWP from the coding sequence GTGAACGACACTCCCGCCCCAACGTCCGAGAAGCACAACGCCCCCGCATCCGAACAGCAGATGCGTGATGCCATGGTGGAGCGGCTGATCGAACTGAGGGCCGCGCGCAGTGGCCGCGTCGTGGCCGCGTTCCGTTCGGTACCCCGGCACCTGGCCACCCCCGAAGTGGACATGACCAAGACCTACGAGGCCGAGTTCGCCCCGGTCACGAAGACGGATGCGACGGGCGTGAACATCAGCTCGGTGTCCGCCCCGCGCATCCAGGCCATGCAGATCGAGCAGGCGGACATCCAGCCGGGGATGAACGTCCTGGAGATCGGCTCCGGCGGGGTGAACGCGGCCTACCTCGCCGAGATGGTGGGCGAGCAGGGCCGCGTCGTCACGATGGACATCGACCACGACGTCACCCAGCGTGCCGAGGAGTTCCTCAAGGCGACCGGCTACGACCGGATTGTCACCGTGATCACAGCCGACGGCGAGCACGGCGTAGCCGGCCACGCGCCGTACGACCGCATCGTCGTCACCGTGCAGGCCGCCGACATCCCGTCCGCCTGGGTCCACCAGCTGAAGGAGGGTGGTCGGCTCGTGGTGCCGCTGCGGATGCGTGGCATGACCCGCACGGTGGCGTTCGTCCGCGACAGGGAGCGGCTCGTCAGTGACGGGTTCGAGCTGTGCGGGTTCGTGCCGATGCAGGGCGTCGGGGAGAACCGCGTGCGCCTGGTATTGCTCCACGACGTGGAAGGGGAGGAGATCGCCCTCCGCCTCGACGGCCATTTCGAGCCTGACGCCGAGGCCCTGCGTGTGGCCCTGGGCATGCCCCGTGTCGAGGCGTGGTCGGGCGTCACCGTGGCCGGCGACGAGTCCACCGAGCACCTGGACCTGTGGCTGACGACCGCCCTCGACAACCTGCCCCTGATGGCTGCCAAGATCGGCGCACGGAAGCGTGGTCTGGTCGGCTCCACGTCGCCGATCGGCGTCCCCACGCTGGTGGACGTGGACAGCTTCGCCTACCGCACCGCGCGCCCCATCGACGACCCCGACCGGTACGAGCTCGGGGCGATCGGCCACGGGCCGCAGGGACAGAAGGTCGCGGACCGTCTGGTGGAGGAGATCCAGGTCTGGCACAGCGACCACCGGGCCCACCGTGCGCACATCGAGGTCCACCCGGCAGGTACGCCGGACGACCGGCTTCCCGCGGGCCGTCTCGTCGACCGACCCCACACGCGGGTCACGATCACCTGGCCGTGA
- a CDS encoding DUF6879 family protein translates to MELISSAERNRLFESFAQDAFHLELRDDYSVPDEDSPFTSWLRGETVDYSYMEPWTQLIRRVTGEGKTVRRVRVITEPHTPYIQWEHATTALNEEAGEEIRWLPRHRLPEDVTFPVGGNDWWLYDDRLLAVGHFAPDGRVLGSELIEDPDTVAECVRLRDLLWSAATPHPEYKP, encoded by the coding sequence GTGGAGCTGATCTCCAGCGCCGAGCGCAACCGGCTCTTTGAGAGCTTCGCGCAGGACGCATTCCATCTGGAGCTGAGGGACGACTACTCCGTCCCCGACGAGGACAGCCCGTTCACGAGCTGGCTGCGCGGCGAGACCGTCGACTACTCCTACATGGAGCCCTGGACGCAGCTCATCCGGCGCGTCACCGGAGAAGGGAAAACCGTCCGACGCGTCCGAGTCATCACCGAGCCGCACACCCCCTACATCCAGTGGGAGCACGCCACCACCGCCCTCAACGAGGAGGCCGGCGAGGAGATCCGCTGGCTGCCCCGGCACCGCCTGCCGGAGGACGTCACCTTCCCCGTGGGAGGCAACGACTGGTGGCTGTACGACGACCGCCTCCTCGCCGTGGGCCACTTCGCCCCCGACGGCAGGGTGCTCGGATCAGAACTGATCGAGGACCCGGACACCGTGGCCGAGTGCGTACGCCTACGGGACCTGCTGTGGTCCGCCGCCACCCCGCACCCCGAGTACAAGCCCTGA
- a CDS encoding aldo/keto reductase translates to MNPDKARPQAGPGRIDTARLGREGPEITWLGLGTWAIGGPYEYGWGPVDDAESVRTVLHAVSRGLSWLDTAPAYGCGHSEEVVGTALRQLRPAERPLVFTKCGRVWEPENPGKVVSDLRPDSIRQECEASLKRLGLDRIDLYQIHRPDNRTGTALEDSWGTLAELVDEGKVRWIGLSNVNQEQLELCEGVRHVDSVQPSLSLLDQKSLPLLDRCAEHGTGVIAYSPLASGLLTGAFDRTRVEALPAGDWRKKSAKFAEPELTWKLAVVGRLREIAARTGRSVPELALAWVLSRPGVSGAIVGARRPDQVDQWSGAAGLSLSEEVLREVEAAAARS, encoded by the coding sequence GTGAATCCAGACAAGGCGCGACCGCAAGCCGGCCCGGGTCGGATCGACACCGCGCGACTGGGACGTGAGGGTCCCGAGATCACCTGGCTGGGACTCGGTACATGGGCCATCGGCGGTCCGTACGAGTACGGCTGGGGGCCGGTCGACGACGCCGAGTCGGTCCGGACCGTCCTGCATGCGGTGAGCCGAGGGCTCAGCTGGCTGGACACCGCTCCCGCCTACGGATGCGGCCACTCGGAAGAGGTTGTGGGGACGGCCCTGCGGCAGCTTAGACCAGCAGAAAGGCCGTTGGTGTTCACCAAATGCGGCCGGGTCTGGGAGCCCGAGAATCCCGGCAAGGTCGTGTCCGACCTGCGACCGGACAGCATTCGGCAGGAATGCGAGGCCAGTCTGAAGCGTCTGGGGTTGGACCGGATCGATCTGTACCAGATTCACCGGCCGGACAATCGGACGGGCACGGCCCTTGAGGACTCCTGGGGCACGTTGGCCGAACTTGTGGACGAGGGCAAGGTCCGGTGGATCGGCCTGTCAAACGTGAACCAGGAGCAGCTTGAACTCTGCGAGGGTGTACGGCACGTGGACTCAGTGCAGCCCTCGCTGAGTCTGCTGGACCAGAAGTCGCTGCCGCTCCTCGACCGGTGCGCGGAGCACGGCACCGGCGTGATTGCGTACTCGCCGCTGGCCTCAGGGCTGTTGACCGGAGCCTTCGACCGGACCCGCGTCGAGGCTCTGCCCGCCGGCGACTGGCGTAAGAAGTCCGCCAAGTTTGCTGAGCCCGAACTGACCTGGAAACTGGCCGTGGTGGGCAGGCTGCGGGAGATTGCAGCCCGGACTGGGCGCAGCGTCCCCGAGCTCGCCCTCGCCTGGGTACTGAGCCGTCCGGGAGTGAGCGGGGCCATCGTGGGCGCACGCCGTCCCGACCAGGTGGACCAGTGGTCGGGAGCCGCAGGGCTGTCGCTGTCCGAAGAGGTCCTGCGCGAGGTGGAGGCCGCAGCCGCACGGTCGTAG
- a CDS encoding relaxase/mobilization nuclease domain-containing protein has product MIANIVKPGSNTRGVLRYLFGRGKATVHSDQHIVASWDGFVPDPGPEGSPGHEERMDQLVKALDLRVKQAGDQAPAGHVWHCSLRAAPEDRILTDAEWEHIARRIVHATGIAPTGDPDGCRWIAVRHADDHIHIVATKMRGDLRPPRNWNDYHRAMTELTRLEEDFGLTRVPRGRQAADRTPAAKRPTRAEQEKAKRTGRSKDTRAELRHVVRTALARAEDLQEFFNLLADAGLQVETRTLPSGDLQGYKVALPGETNDNGEPVFYSGSSLATDLSLPQIQQRLAAAEDPPIEPSPAGRRPNPWHQAAMATEHIRHHIDHSPDDVAQAHLVALGETLYALPLYAPAHLKAELHRAAVAFEHAAHTRARVDHQHARALRGAIKAMRHHPADGSGLAMLLDAAILVVTAVQRHNAQRHHDRQVAAARQALLHLRAAYDQTAPAPLATIAAHKPPAGAVRRYVQHVRDAVPAYAKQILAEPAWESLAAALAAAEAAGHDPAELLHHAAGRRSLDDATSPARTLTWRIQRLGNRHVPGRQARAAQARSPRIAHVPSTARATAATPPTSAPPSSRPHRPR; this is encoded by the coding sequence GTGATCGCGAACATCGTCAAACCGGGCAGCAACACCCGCGGCGTACTGAGGTACCTCTTCGGGCGGGGCAAAGCCACCGTGCACAGCGATCAGCACATCGTCGCCTCCTGGGACGGCTTCGTACCCGACCCCGGCCCCGAAGGCAGCCCCGGCCACGAGGAGCGGATGGACCAGCTCGTCAAGGCTCTCGACCTGCGCGTCAAGCAGGCCGGCGACCAGGCCCCTGCGGGGCACGTGTGGCACTGCTCGCTGCGTGCGGCGCCCGAGGACCGCATCCTCACCGACGCCGAATGGGAACACATCGCGCGCCGCATCGTGCACGCGACCGGCATCGCCCCCACCGGCGACCCGGACGGCTGCCGCTGGATCGCGGTGCGCCACGCGGACGACCACATCCACATCGTCGCCACCAAGATGCGCGGGGACCTGCGACCGCCCCGCAACTGGAACGACTACCACCGCGCCATGACCGAACTCACCAGGCTCGAGGAAGACTTCGGCCTCACCCGCGTCCCCCGCGGACGCCAGGCCGCCGACCGCACTCCGGCCGCCAAACGCCCCACCCGCGCCGAGCAGGAGAAGGCCAAGCGCACCGGCCGCAGCAAGGACACACGGGCGGAACTTCGCCACGTCGTCCGCACGGCGCTCGCCCGCGCCGAAGACCTTCAGGAGTTCTTCAACCTGCTCGCCGACGCCGGCCTCCAGGTCGAAACCCGCACTCTGCCCTCCGGCGACCTGCAGGGCTACAAGGTCGCCCTGCCCGGCGAGACCAACGACAACGGCGAGCCCGTCTTCTACTCCGGCTCCAGCCTCGCCACCGACCTCTCCCTCCCCCAGATACAGCAGCGCCTCGCCGCCGCCGAAGATCCCCCCATCGAACCCTCACCGGCCGGGCGCCGCCCCAACCCGTGGCACCAGGCCGCCATGGCCACCGAACACATCCGCCACCACATCGACCACAGCCCCGACGACGTCGCGCAGGCCCACCTGGTCGCCCTCGGCGAAACCCTCTACGCCCTGCCCCTCTACGCCCCCGCCCACCTGAAGGCCGAACTCCACCGGGCCGCCGTCGCCTTCGAGCACGCCGCCCACACCCGAGCCCGCGTCGACCACCAGCACGCCCGCGCACTGCGCGGCGCAATCAAGGCGATGCGCCACCACCCCGCCGACGGCAGCGGCCTGGCGATGCTCCTGGACGCCGCCATCCTCGTCGTCACCGCCGTCCAGCGCCACAACGCGCAGCGGCACCACGACCGGCAGGTCGCCGCCGCCCGCCAAGCCCTGCTCCACCTCCGGGCCGCCTACGACCAGACAGCCCCCGCGCCCCTGGCGACCATAGCCGCCCACAAGCCTCCGGCCGGCGCCGTCCGCCGGTACGTCCAGCACGTCCGCGACGCGGTTCCGGCCTACGCCAAGCAGATCCTCGCCGAACCCGCCTGGGAGTCCCTGGCCGCCGCCCTCGCCGCCGCCGAGGCAGCCGGGCACGACCCGGCCGAACTCCTCCACCACGCAGCAGGGCGGCGCTCGCTGGACGACGCCACGTCCCCAGCCAGGACCCTCACCTGGCGCATCCAACGCCTCGGCAACCGGCACGTGCCCGGCCGCCAAGCACGGGCCGCACAAGCCCGCAGCCCCCGCATCGCCCACGTCCCGTCCACGGCGCGAGCCACCGCCGCGACACCCCCGACATCCGCGCCGCCGTCATCCCGCCCGCACCGGCCACGGTGA